The following is a genomic window from Candidatus Zixiibacteriota bacterium.
GCGATTTCTTCCATTATCTTCCCCTGATTGAACGGATCTATCTTCCCGTAGCTGACCATCGTGGTCATCACATCTTCGTGGCCAAGGTTCTGGCTCCAAGTCTTCAATTGGGCCGGGTTCCTGCATAGTTCCTGTCCGAGACGCGTCAACGTACGTCGAAACGAGTGGGGCGTGAACTTCTTCATGCCTGCTTTCTCAAACGCTTCCTTGAATATCTTCCGTACCGGTGCTGCGGATGACCAGGGCTGTGGTTCCAGGGAACTGCCTGCGAAACAGTTGTTCTCATCCTGGCACAGTCTAGTGCGTGGAAAGAGCGGATCATTCAGGCTGAACAGCTTGTCCTCGCGCAGGAAACGTATCCATTCCATCACGATCTTTTCGAAGTCATATCCAACCGGAAAGAAGTACGTGGTGATCGTCTTGCTGAATTTGGTGTGCACCTCGTCGCCCAGCTGCTCCACGAGGCGCTCTGACACTCTTACATGCTTGAGCTTCAGCGACACCAAGGCGCCATCTCGAATCCCGGTAAGCGCCGTGAAGGCGATCAGCGCCCGGTTGCGCCTGCCGATCTCGGTGCTGCAGTCAATTGCACCGATGGCGTTGTGAACTTGCTCAAGAGTCGGAGTCTCACGCAACTTGGTGGCTAAGGCCATATTTGTTTCCTTCCGCGAAAGATTGAAATACTCAATGTCGGTCAAGGCGATCCGCTTATAACCCGGCTGCCGGCTGAGCCACGCGAAGAAGTCCTGCAGGTTTCGAAGTACGGTGCGAACGGTGGACCGGCTGAGAGGAAGTCCGGAAACCGGCGACTTTTGATCAAGCAGGGACTTCTTGAGCGAGAGAGCCTGACGCCTGCCGAAACTCCGGAAGTCCTCGTACTTCGTGTGCATCTCATATCGCTCCAGAGC
Proteins encoded in this region:
- a CDS encoding site-specific integrase — translated: MKPAFNPRNERIKRLYLEWLREVGRKSHATADNARKALERYEMHTKYEDFRSFGRRQALSLKKSLLDQKSPVSGLPLSRSTVRTVLRNLQDFFAWLSRQPGYKRIALTDIEYFNLSRKETNMALATKLRETPTLEQVHNAIGAIDCSTEIGRRNRALIAFTALTGIRDGALVSLKLKHVRVSERLVEQLGDEVHTKFSKTITTYFFPVGYDFEKIVMEWIRFLREDKLFSLNDPLFPRTRLCQDENNCFAGSSLEPQPWSSAAPVRKIFKEAFEKAGMKKFTPHSFRRTLTRLGQELCRNPAQLKTWSQNLGHEDVMTTMVSYGKIDPFNQGKIMEEIASQVLDDKDRPATVSDIRKLLQENGIQTQR